Within the Vigna angularis cultivar LongXiaoDou No.4 chromosome 10, ASM1680809v1, whole genome shotgun sequence genome, the region ACATTACCGACAAATAAGCGACGACTATTTTTTCATCGATAAATATGTTGTCGGTAACTATTCCTGACAACTATGATGATTTCTATAGgattattcataaaatttatgAGCTTAAGTACAATACTTCAACTTCTCCAAAGATAGTAgttcttttttattgtaaatggtttgatccttctaggAGTTGAACAAAAGTTGATCCTAGTTATAATATTGTTGAAAttcaaatgattttaatataccGCCCATTTGATCCATTCATAATATTAGATAAGTTTATTATGTCCAATATCAAATATTTTGCAACATTGATAAACGTGGTTGGTGTGTTATAATAAAAACCAAGTCTAGGGGTCACATTGAGTCAAATGTTGTCGAAGAGCATATTCCTTACCAAATTGATGAAATGTCACATGCCAATGGAATTATACAAGTTGAAGGTGTATCCGCGTTGCACCACTTcaatggtgatgatgaagagTTGGAAAGACAAATacaagaagatgaagaagaagaggaacaaCAAGACAACGACAAAGAACAAGAACTtgaggatgatgaagaagacGACGATGAAGATAATGATTATTAGGATGATCACAGTGACGATTCCAACAATGATAACAATGATAATGATGAGGACGATGACGACTATTGAATTAGAACAACCTTTGTGTTATGCCATAACTACAAATTGAAATACAAACATGTACATATGCATGGACGTACAAAGTTttagtatatattttgttattataagttattttttgaTTATTTGTAATAACATCTTATATTCTTTCTTTGAgttaactaatttatattacaGAAATATAACGAATCCTAGTTGaatactacaaaaataatagagATGTTACTATTCTTCaatattttgttgaacttattttttatatttgttaaaaagaatcatatgattatttatattaatttggtATTAATGATGTTTAAAGGAGTTAATTTAGTATTATCTGTCGTTGGTTCATTTAAAGTGATATCATTTTTTCACTCTTATCTGTTACATTATGACATTATTTACATTGTTACGTTATGACATTATCTAAAGGATGTGGCAACACCAGTATAAATGATACCTgagtaaaaataagaaaatgtttGCTAGACCTAAaggaaacataaaaaatgagatattttatttataatttatttttcaagcttttttttcatgtaaaactatcttttaaattgttataatcaatttcttttaacatttatttttcaacagATAATAAAGTTAAtccatataatatttttgagaCATTATTAATCTTAAATAAGTGTTTACTTCTTTAGGTTTAAGAATCTCCTATCAAAACatggtggcatttttgtagtttaCGCGAAtttatacgcctcggttcaaGGGGACCCGAAGCATATAAGGTATATTACCTCAGTTGATAGTAAAATCGATGCCTAAAAGCCCACATTTCCGCCTGACAGGTCTGAAATTTCAAGTCTGCGTAGAGCCTATGGCTTCAGTTCGTTTAGAATCGGTGCGAAACcatgtttatgcctcggtttaaacgggaaccgaggcatataaccatttcatatttttttttcttaggactatatgcctcggtgGAGAGTAGAACTGAGGTATATATGAATGTATTGCTTCTGTTGAGAGTAGAACCGAGATACTATTGCTTACCTCTCTTCAAAAAAAGATAACCTACAGTATTTCATTTCCTTCCCACTGAACTGCCCCGCTGCTCCGCCCCCTTCCTCCACGGCGTTCATTTTTGTCGTggcatcttcttcttcttggtaagtttaaaaaggagaaaagaaagaaagacatGGTAGCACCATAAGAAAATTCCTTATTCTtctattctaatttttttccaCCGATTCTTGACCTACACAAATCACAGGATCCACAACATATCATTTGCATCTTCTATCTTCTTCTAGTGGAGAACACACCAGAGGGGGATTCGAGACCTCTTCTCCTTCATTCCCCTTTCTCTACAATTCCTCTACCCCTCACTCGGTAAGGTTCCGACGAGCATGAACGACAACGATTAAAGCTTCCCTGCGCTACCCCATTCGAGCTCATTGCACTTCCTCCGGCATCGGAGCTCACACCCTCGTCACCGTGACAGATTCTAGTGAGCCTcatgatgagtcaatattttctcaatttcacttagcttattgtaccaaatttaattagggaattgtacttaaatgtccagtattttcccatttttcttaattgtgcttaatttgatcagaaattcttattttaattaatttgaattatttgagctaattatttttattattaattgtagggaaattatTGGACaatatttgggacatttggaggtgaaaagaaaatgccacatcaaatatactttaaactaaGACGAGAGAGGAGGTATGGATTCCATTTTTTTGGAGGTGCATGAAGAAGCGGATGGAAGCAGCAAGCGCGTCCAGCAATGCAGGGGGTGCGCTGTCCAGCAGGGATGAGGCCTTCATTTGGTGCGTCCAGCAAAATTAGGGGTGTGTCCAGCAACACTTGGGCTTCATGCGGAGAATGGGAAGCAGCAAGGGTGCACATCCAGCTTTCAATTGGAGAAGCACGCACACATTGCGGTGCATTCAGCAGCTTGGAGAAATTCTGGTCCAGCAGCAAGGAAGAAGTGAAGCAGCAGGTCCAGCAGCATGTGGTGGCAATAGAAGAGAAGTCCAGCAGCGGCCGACACGCATCCAAGGAGAGACACGTCTAGGGGAGCGTGGACAGCAACACACGTCCCACACTTGGTGCATCCAGTAAGCAGCTTCAACACGCGTCAAAGAAGTGGAAAAAAGAAAGAGCACATCCAGCAGCGTCCAAGCACGACCTATACGTCTTGCTCACGGAGATGGCCCATGAAAGCCTTTACGTCCAACAGCAGAAGCACGCAAGCAATGGGCTGGAGGGTCCAGGAAGCTTGGAGAGGGGGCTGGACACGCTGACAGCAGGGAAGGTCTCCACGGGTCATTCAACCTTCAAATAGGTCCTGGAATTGGCAAGTAGGGAGGCATTGAGAGCGTAGGCAAGCCGCCACGCAAGAGGAGACAGGGAGTAGGATGGAGGGGTACGGATGAAGGAGCTCTCATTTCCTTTTCTTCTAGCAGCTCTCGGCCTGGGGGAGAAGGCAGCAGCTCGGTCACTTCCAGAATGTAGCACCAACTTGGAGGaggcttttctttttctaacttAGGAGAATGTAGGAGAAAGGGTGTCTTAGCTTGGAGCTGGAAACAGCGTTGAGAAATGGAAGGCTCATGGTGAAGAGAGAAATTGGTGTGCACGGTGTAGGGACAGTCACGGCTAACGCATGGTGATTGAGAATGAAGTGTGGATGATGATTTCGTTTTTATTTAAGCCAGCAAAGAGGAGcccattttattttcaattggaAAAGGAGTTCTCGGttttcatttccttcttttatAGAATAAGATACGGTGCTTAACTTTTTAGCAAGGTGTCACGGCTTGGAGGTGTGCTTGGTGACGTGATGGAATGGAGAGCTCCTAAGCGTGGAAGTCCTTACCCcacttaatttcattttttttcgtTGATTCATCCTTTAATCTTTGGGAAGCACGTTAAGTTACTTTGGAGGTGCAGCAGCGTGACACAGTGTGCTACAgggtttcctttttcttttcactttattCACGTTGGAACCAAATgcattttcttatattttacattttggaAAACATTCAGCTTTAAATGCATCTAATGTTTTAAGTCATTTTAACTGATTTGTTAATTgcgtttatttttattattttaatgttcatTATCACTTGTATTCAAATCCGGTGCTTCCTATGTCATGCTACCACTTATGCTTATATTCACCATGTTATTTCTATGCTTTAATTACCTTAGTTGGAATGCAGGTATATTTAAATGttgttagtttcttttctttagtgatttatttttttttgtttatatttaattttaatcttcaCTTTAATGTTGTCTATTTTGGTTGGCTGTGATATTTTAGTTGTAATGTTAATTTAAGTTAGTTGGGTGATTCGTCTTGGATTTGGATCAGAGTAGTGTGTAATTGTCATTAATCTGTGATTGGAAGTATGTAATTGAATTAGTGACCAACCGTTTTAATTCTTCGGTTCCTTCCGTGTTTACATTcgcattttaatttagttcacttgcattctcaaaaaaaaatcttcacaAAACCCCCCCCACAATGTGTTTGATCTGAGGCTGAAccaaatttggtccttgagagacgacttaggagtcacttcctagcactatactgcattcttttatgcacaacttttgtgggaggtgcgaccctctcaacacCTCATCCAACAACAAAGGAGACAACTTCACTGAGGCCACCAGTCTCCCCTACGAGCGCCTCCCTGTCACGCTCCCACCAAATTCTGCATCTGTCAGCGCTAGGTTGCTGCTGCCATTTCCAGTGAGACCAAACCACACCATTTCAATCCTCTATTTCGCGTTGCTCTGCGTCTGCGTCTTCGTCTCGTTGTCAGCCCGCCTCTGGTGAGCCTCGGATCTCTTTCCGGTTAAAGGTAAGTGCAGCTCGCTTCGTTCCTTTTCTCTCGCTCTCTGTTTTGGTCCTTTGTTTTTTTCGGTTTGGTGTCTTATAGATTCAAAGCTTCAAGCGAGATTAGAGCATGCCTTTCGTTTCACCATTTTAGGGTCTCTGAATCGTAGTAAAGGGGATAAACTACCTCGGTTCAGAGGAAACCAAGACATAAAGtcgtgcaaaaaaaaaattaaaaaaaaaatcatattgcTTCGGTTAACTTTGAACCGAGACAAAATCCTACCATTTTATGTCTCgattctgaaccgaggcagaaaGCCTGAATATGCCTCGATTCAGGAATCCCTGCCTATGGgcaaaaataaccgctgtcgttttTCCTGACTACACTAGTGTATACACAAAAAAGCAAGAGAgacaaaaacttaaattaatagaaaaaaaagtcacataaaaaaataaaaaagaaaataaaaattaattataatatattaaagataattaatcattatctttttaataaacaaaactataatttactgaaaaagtattttaactcattaaatataataccaatagaaattaagagaaacttataataataaagatatattaatactaacaaaaattttaaggtgtttttattcttaaacataattttataattagtttaatatattgaaaaaattgatacttttttctcaaacataattttataataatttaatagacAAATATTAGtactaaaataatttgaagCCTTGTTTTTAGATCTAAAAAGTGTTTTACCTGTTTCACCTTTCAATCACTCctgtttaaaattttgaattaaaagtatAACAATCTCTTATACGTGTGATTAGGTTTTGGTTGCATTtctctaattattttttgtttaaaaaacttataaatgatattaaagtcAAATGTCGGTTTTAGTGATCCACTTATTCTTTCTTGTTACATTCTAGTAATGTtccttaacattttataattataatgatatattgtagtgtaatagacaaaacatgtcatatgagtgtggttactacataatgtattggatgatgaccattattcaTACTCATATTACAAGTGGATGAGAAACGATAATATTTggttttattgaatttttttctctatagtttagaattcatatacactactTGATATAATTGTGTCTTCAATTCTATTACATCAACTCTCGAGAAGTCCCTTAAATATATAAGGAAACCACttgcaaaatatataattcaaccCTATAATAGTATGTAGATATTAAGATATAGTAGGTTAACTTTGTAAATTAGATTGATTTATGATTCTAAGTTGATTTAATGTTAGATTTCTATGTACATTGAATCgatttatgatttataataattttcattcaaaatacaCTTCTGAATTGCTCTAGACAATTTTTGTATATTCAGGTCTATTTCTGTAATAGagattattacataaataaacctgtcttttaaaaaaaaccTAGAATAGACATTGGTTGTGATcataaccgaggtagtatggAGTTTATAACATCAATTTTggctacaaccgaggcataaaatctgacaaaaaaaatataccctctactacctcggtttaaCTCCTAACCGAGGCAAAAGGACCTCATACTGTCTCGGTTCAAAGGAACTGAGGCAATAGACCcttgtagtaaaaaaaaattaaaagaaattatattaaatattctttaCCGTCTCAATTGCATTTGAATCGAGGCAAAAATCTATTTCTTTTTGCCTCGTCTGTATATATCTCGGTTCGTTAATAGTTATGTATAAGTAAAAATAACTATTGTTGTATGTATATTAGTCCATATGAAAAGTACAAGTTTACATGTGAAAAGTATTATGAAtctatataattcttttaacaaatataatctcatcatttaaaaaaacaaaaaaattgaagaatcataaataatgaataaataattgtGGTAAAACTTGGAAGCAAACAGGGTtacatatgaaaaataataataaaaaaatagtcgATTTCGAAACCCTCACCCACACCTTCCTCTATATATTATTTCCCAATTCTTCTCATATCCACCAAGAACTAATCATATCTATCAAAATGAAACCAAACCTTTCCGCGTTCCTATTATtgttccttctccttctccaccAATCCCTTTTGGTGAAGGCGGGTCTTCCTTTTTCTAAAATTTCCCCAATGGTATCCAAGTGGTTCAGGGGAATAAAACCGCCTAAACGGATCAAAGAGTACTTTCCTCCTCCACAACAAAACCAACCACTAAACCAAATCGAAGGCTTGTCTCGAATCAAAGAGTACTTTTATAACTTTGGCTACCTTCAATTCTCTGAGACATTCAACGATTTTTTGGACCAGCAAACAGTATCAGCCATCGAGACCTACCAGCAAACTTTCAATCTCCAAGTTACCGGCTACCTAAACGACGAGACATTACAACTAATCTCATTACCCCGATGTGCTGTCCCCGACATGAATTTCACCTACAACTTCCCCGAGGCGTGGCCCAAAGCCGGTAACCAGTGGTTCCAAAAGATAAAACTCACGTACGGTTTTCTTCCTACAAATATCCCCGCCAACGCCACGAAAGTGTTCGGACAGGCATTCACGCGGTGGGTGAATGCCACAGGGCGTTTGAACCTCACGCAGACAAACTACGATGACGCAGACATTAAGGTTGGATTCTACAATTTCAATGTTGACGCCTATGTGTTTGGCGTCAGCTTTATAAGGGAGGAACCTCCGTTTAACGTGAAGACGGCGGAGATACGTCTCAACGGGAACATATATTGGACGCTGCCAAGTGAAAACAACAGCTTGTCGTGGGAGAATGATGTTCTGGACTTGGAGAGTGTGATGATGCATGAGATTGGACATTTACTTGGACTTGACCACTCTTTCTTGCATGAGTCTGTTATGTACCCTTACATTTTGCCATCACAGCAACGAAAGATACAACTCTCGAACTTCGACAAGAACAACATTCTTCAACAGAACATTGAATCCAATTCTGATTATCGTGGAAGTTGGAGGGTGCTTGTAACTACCACCTTGTCCCTAGGATTTTGTATATGGTGCTTCTAGCTTGATTGTGGATTTAGAAGCCTATTGGGAATAATATTACTgctatttgaataaaaaaactttactcctattttaaaaatatcattcactacttttttagaaatataaaagattaagatcattttatttttataaaaattgtcaaataataataaccgATGTTAAATAACCTTTTCTCCAAAACAGAACAGATAATGCAGTTCCACCTGTTTGCATGTTGTGTCCAAAGAAAGctaatattataattgatagtATAATTAACTGGAGAAAGACTTAAACTTTCGCATAAGAGCCGCACCCAATACATCATGATATTACGTACCAGTCTACAGAGCATCACACAATAAAGCAATGTTTGCACCAAGTTTAACACAAAAGGCCTCATTCGATTCCATCAAAATATACTCATCATCTTGAACTCAAatccttaaaattaattttaagtttttttttcttgtattttatttaattttctcattttttttatttttatttaaaataaaacttattctGACATTTAAATCAGTATCAGTTATTATAACAAGTAATAATTACACTACAAGAATAGGCACATAAGCTGTTATAATAAAAAGgataatggtaaaaaaaagTAAGGGTCTAATATAAAATCTATAAGAATTGGcgatgttaaaataataatcatgtaCTCTTGGGTTGGTTAAGTTTCTAAGTGATGTtaacaacttttaaaataaaaaataagctACGTCAacatttaaatttgtaatatctaaattttagcagatactaaaacaaaatatttttttctcaacttataaatattaacaaaattatttaaaaaaaaataatcataataataaatatatctaaaagAGTTAAACATAATCACTAGACAACCATGAAAATATTTTACAGCATCACCATCTTTCATCATAAATACTTTAAGACATATTTCTCATCTGTTCACACTAGGTGATTAtcgaaaataaataaataaataaaactaataacaCACCaaagataagaaaagagatAACACGACGCTAGTGTTTAAAAGAAAGCGTTATAAACAATTTAACTCATCACATATTAGTTCAACATTTATAGTATTCTAAAATTCATCTAAACATATAATGTGTGCATTCATACTAATATTTATACTCTAAAGAACCCATAATACAAAAATGttctttacaaaatatataggaaatttgcttcaatcaatACACCTACAATTGAAGAAGTCATACATATGATAAAAATCTAAGAGCAACCAAAATTTGGTCTAAGACGAAGTTGGATACCCTCGATATGCAGTAGCCAGTGACCATCCATCTTAATCAAAATGAAGCTTTTTGGCTGAaaaatgatgatatattgtagtgtaatagacaaagtGGGTCATATCAGTGTGGTTACTACATCATGTATTGGATTATGACCACTATTCATGCCCATGTTACAAATGGATGAGAAACGGTAACATttgattttattgattttttttttctctatagtttagaattcatatacactaattgaaatcactGTGTCTTATGCAGATATTCAAATCTACTACTTCAATTCTAGAGAAGTCCATTAAATACAAAAGGAAAGCACTTacaaaatatgtaattcaactttataatagtatgtagatattattatatagtaAGTTCCACATTAGCATATTTATGATTAGGTTAACTTTGTACATTAgtttgatttatgcttctaagttgatttatgattacaatTCTATGCACATGGAattgatttatgatttattataattttcattgaaaat harbors:
- the LOC108336724 gene encoding metalloendoproteinase 2-MMP, whose protein sequence is MVSKWFRGIKPPKRIKEYFPPPQQNQPLNQIEGLSRIKEYFYNFGYLQFSETFNDFLDQQTVSAIETYQQTFNLQVTGYLNDETLQLISLPRCAVPDMNFTYNFPEAWPKAGNQWFQKIKLTYGFLPTNIPANATKVFGQAFTRWVNATGRLNLTQTNYDDADIKVGFYNFNVDAYVFGVSFIREEPPFNVKTAEIRLNGNIYWTLPSENNSLSWENDVLDLESVMMHEIGHLLGLDHSFLHESVMYPYILPSQQRKIQLSNFDKNNILQQNIESNSDYRGSWRVLVTTTLSLGFCIWCF